The genomic DNA ATTAAGGCTGCTGTTTTGCCCATGTGAATTTGTTCAAGCGTATGTTGATCTAAATTTGGGTTGTTTTCATGAAGAAGGTCTAGCATTTGTCCTCCCACCATGCCACATGCACCAGACTTTTGACTGATATATGACATGATTTGAGTTTTTTTCTCTGCGCTAAGATCCCATTGAGGAGAAGATAAAATTTCAAAAGCCATATTTAATAAGGCGTCTCCGGCAAGAATAGCCGTGGCTTCATCAAAAGCAATATGACAGGTTGCTTGACCGCGACGTAAACTGTCATCGTCCATGGCAGGTAAGTCATCATGAATAAGAGAGTAAGTATGAATGCACTCTATGGCCGCTGCAATGGGCGTGATTTGATCAATGTTCTTTGCACCTAAGTCTTTTGCTAGAGCAAAACTCAATGCTGGTCTAATACGTTTTCCTCCGGCAAATAAGCTGTATTCACACGCCTCCTTTAAACGAGGAGATAAATTGTTATGTTGTTTTAGATAGGTCTTAAGATAACGATCACAGCAATCTTTGCTAAACTGCAAAAGTTGGGTAAGTTGTGGAGACGTCATCGCGATTAATCAGCCAGGTCTTGTTTTTTCAGTTGTTGCATTAGCTGATCAACTTTTTCTTCAGCTTCAGTAATTTGTTGGGTACAAGTTTTTGACAGGTTGATTCCTTTTTCAAACAAGTCCAAAGATTTTTCTAAGGGCATATCTTTGGATTCAAGTTGATTGACAATAGATTCTAGCTCATCCAAAGCCACTTCAAAGGCAAGTTTTTTAGATTTTTTTTCGACCATTGTTGTTATCCTTCAAGAAAAATTCTACTCACATAAAAACTGACCAAAATAAGAAAGCCGCCCAAGAGAAAGAGAAGCGTATGTCCAAAAACTCGACGCCGTTTTTTAATTTCACTGATGGATAAACCCATTATAATAATACAAAACCCCAAAAATACAGTTTCTAAGGTGATGGTGTAGATAAAATTAAGAATGTTTTGTGTACTCCAGCCAAACATGATTGGCAGAAATAGCATAAAATGATCGTCTAGTCGATAGCAATAGTTATGTCATAGCTTTTGATCGCACAGCTCTTAATGCAATTTTTCAATAATGGTCTGTAAATTAAAATAAGCTTTTTTTTGTTAAAGTAGATAATACGGAAGTTTTTCATGACGCATGAGGAGGAGCGTGTTAATATTGCCCAGTCTTGAAAGAAAATCAGGTGTATAAATTATCTAATGGTTTGAATGTCTTGCTGTGTCCGCGCCCAGATGAAAAATTGGTGTGCTCTATGCTGTGGGTCAATGTTGGCTATGAACATGAGTCCAAGCATAATTTGGGTATAGCGCATATGCTAGAGCATTTGTATTATCGAAAAAAAATCATAGATCATACAGGGAATAAAAGTAGTGTGTTGCAAAGCATGCGTAAATATGGCGCTGTGCACAATGCCGTTACAGCTCAAGACCATACACATTTTTATGCAGTAACTACAAAAGAAAACTTCTTCCCAATTGTTTCTGCACAACTGCAAGCGATATTATCCAATCACTATGACAATGAAGATTTACAACTGGAAAAATCAGTCATATTTGAGGAATTGAAAAAAAAGCTTTTTAATTCACACATTCAAGGCCGAGAAGCTCTTTTATCCATGATTTTTCCTGACAATGACGGCTTAAAAGAGCGCAGTCTAAAGGACAAGACCATTGATTTAGAGTTAAAAGACATTAAAGACTTTCATCAGCACTATTATCAAGCGCAAAATATAAACTTATGTATTTATGGCAGTTTTAGCCCAGATCAAACACTAGAGCATTTGGAGCAGTGTTTAAAGGATAGGGTTGAAGAAATGAGTATAGAAAAAAATTCAGCGCAAGCAGCTAACATCAACTCTAAACCAAGTGTATTAAGTCATAGTTTGAATTACAAACGTGTTTTATTTGATCAAGCTCATAGTCATTGTAAATTTGGCTTTGAATTTCCTCTTAACTTAAATCGTATGATTTTGGCAGACTTACTTGCCATTATGTTAGGCAAAGGGAAAAGTAGTATTTTAGGAAAAAACTTTGGTGATCATGCAGGCAGTACAGTTTTACACTTTAATCAAAAAAGTGTTTTTTTATTAGAAGCAGAGTGTGAAGTTAGAAATTTAGCGCAAACACAAGAGATACTCCTGAGTAGTTTGTATGCTCTTGCAAAAGACATCAATGAGAACACTGACTTGGTCAAAAGTGATATGCAAAAAGCAAAAAACATATTGCATAGCAATTACTTTTCTCAAGACTTAAGCCTGATTAACGCAACTTACAAGCAGTGCTACATGAATCATTGTTTGCAGCAATTAGCTTTGGATCATGATGAAATAAGTTATTTAGAGACCTTAAAAAATATACAGTTAAAAGATGTACAGCAGTTTATTCACGATTATTTAAATTTCTCTCAAGCCAAAATTTTAGAAATGGTTCCCAAACATATGGGTCATGCTTATGAAGCTGAACAGAAAATAGCCTCTCTACAAAAGCGAATTGATCAGTACCTCAACAGTTATAACAGCAAAAAAGTTGAAAACACGGAATCCTCAGAAGTTTTAGAGCATACCTTTTTTACTGAGCAAAGCGTTGAATCAAATGAGCAAGATAGGTTTAGGCAACAAAGTTTTGCTTGTGGCGCACAGCTGATCTACTGTCAAAAACCAAAAGTGCAAATGGCAAATCTAAGCATTCGTTTTAAAGGTGGCCGTTTAGAAGAAACTTTTACAAGCAGTGGGTATACCAATGCGTCTTTAGGCTTGTTGGCACAAGCAACCATGCATCAAAGTCAACTTGAATTTAAAGATAACCTAGAAGCGCATGGTATACAATTAAGCTATGATGCATCTGCAGATCACTTTGGTTACTCCATGACCTTACCTCAAGTTAATTTAAAACAAGGTTTAAGGACGATCTCAGATATGATCATGGAACCTTATGTTAATGCTGACCTGTTGGAACAAGAAAAAAACAAAATTTTTAATCAACTCGCGGGTATTGAAAAAGATTTATTCTTTAAACCTGTAGAACTTTTTTATCAGGCCCTGATGGGAATTCACCCTTACGCATGGCCACGATATGGACATGCGGCTTCAATCATGAACGTGAATGCTGAAAATATTTTAGATTGGCATAAAGAACATTTTTGTTTGTCTAATATGGTTATTGCTTACGTTGGCCCTGCACCTTATGCACAAGTCCAAGAAATGGTATTGTCACAGTTTGATTTAAATTCTGGTGTGAACAAGGAAGAAAAAAAAGGTGTATTATCATTTATGCCGCCACGTAGCCCAGTAGAAAATATTGCGATGACTAAAGGATCGCAAGTCGGCTTTGTTTTTGGTTTTAAAGGTGTTAAATTTAATGATAACGATAAAGTTGTTTTAGATTGTTTGGCACATATTTTATCAGGTTTGGGTGGAAGGCTGTTTAATGAGCTTAGGGATAAACGAGCTTTGGTTTATCAAAGTATGGCTTACAACATTGCGTTGCTTAAAGCGGGAGCTTTTTTTGTTTATGCTAAAACCAACTTAAAGCATGAAGAGGAAGTGAAAAACAGAGTTTTGGTTGAATTTGAGCGACTTAAAAGCCAAGTTGTCTCTCAACAAGAGCTTAGTGAAGCTATAGAGTGTGCTATTTGTCAACATGCGGTAGATATGCAAGCTTCAAGTAGTTTGGCCTATTTAATGGCTGAATCCGCAATCAATGGTGGTCAAATGCAAGACTTGTTTGAATATGAACACAAGTTAAAAAAAGTTAATATTGGTCAAGTTAATGAATGTGCAAATAAAATTTTTGATTTGGATCATAGTGCTATAGGTGTTTTAAGAGGCAAAGCATGACTTTGGAACAATTTATTGATCAATATAAATGTGATAATGCTCAAGCTATAAGTGTTGTTGTTTTTTGCCAAGAATCAAATATTTTTGCTTGTACTCAAAAGTTAAAAGACCTTGAACAATCAGAACATATAAAAATTGTGATCCAGCCATGTCCTTATGAGGGGATTGAGTTTTTATTCAGAACACCAATGAATATTCCTCAATCTTTCTTAGGAGAAGAGACAGATTTTTTTTGGCAGGGCGTGTTTATCAAGCGAGTTGATTTACTCAAGCAAGCAAGTTTGGCACATTACTCTTTTTGGCTTGCCATTTTACAGCAAGAGATAGCTCAACTTGAACAAGCAAAAAAGGAACTATTAACATGCATAGTAAGCAACTAAAATTAAATTGGAGTTATTTTATTCTTGGCCTAAGCTTTTTGATTTTAGGATCATGTGCATCACAGTTTTCAACTGTGGATCGTAGGCAAAGACAAAAAAAAGTTTTTAGACTGTTTACACAAAGCCCACTAAAAACATTGCATCCAGGTCAACTCAAAACATATACTGAAACCATATTAGGTTTACAGCTACATGAGCCTCTATTGTATGTTGTTCCTGAGACAGGAAAGATTGTTCCTTTGGCAGCAGAAAGCTATAGCCAGAGTTTTGATGAAAAAAGCATTACGTTTAAACTCAGGTCTGATTTAAAATGGTCAAATGGCCAAGACATAACAGCGGATGACTATGTTAATACTTTAAACTACATCTTAAATAAAAATAATAAGAGCCCGCATATTACAAAATTAATTCATATTAAAGGGGCTCAAAAACTAATTGAAGGTGAAATTCTATCGCCAAATGAATTGGGTGTGCAATCTTTAGGGAAAAGAATAATTAAAATTCAATTTGAACATTATGATTTAAGAACTATTATGTTGTTTGCTCGACCATGGACAGGGCCTTTGAGAAAAATTAACACTATGGATTCTTTACAAACACAACAAGACTTTTCATCATGGGTAGGCAATGGTTTGTTTATTCCAGTAAGAAAAAATAGTGAAGTTATTTTATTGCGTAAAAACCCTTATCATCGATGGGCCAGTAAAATTGAACTAGATGAAATCAGTCTTTTTTACAATAAAAGTTTAGAAAATATAGAGAAAGTAGGACCTCAACAAGTTCATGTAGTTGGAAACAGAGGTTTTTCAATTGATTTTGATGAGTATAAAAATCATTTTGTACAGCATGGTTATAAGTATATTTATGAGCCAGATTTATTAACCATGTTTTTAAGGCTTAATAATAAGCATCAGAATTTACAGGACGTTGCTATCCGTAGAGCAATTGCCATGTCAATCAATAGAGATTTTATTAAACAATCCTTACACTTTAACAATTATCAGGCAGCGTATTCAATGATGCCCAAAAATGTTTTGGGATATCAACCGCCATTGGGATTTTCATTTTCAAAAACAAGAGCTATAAATGAACTTGAAAGCTTGGGTTACTGTGTTGAGAAGGGTCGGAAAAACTGTAAAAAATTAGGAGAATTACAGTTTATGTATGTTGATACGGCTCGCAATGAAAAAATAGCTTTGGCAATTCAACAACTTTTTTTAAATGCTTTGCCCTTTAAAAGAGTAGTTTTACAAGCCGAAAAACAAAGCAAATTTGATCAAAGAGTTGTTAAAGGTGATTTTGATATAGCCATTGATACAGTGGGAGCTTTACCTGATAATGCATTCGGCATTTTGGAAGCCTTTTTACCCAGCAGAGCCAGTGCGGGTAGTTTTTATCATATTGGTTTTGAGAAAACTTTGAAAAAGGCTTTTACTCATGAGTACTGGCCTCAAGTTTTGCAAGGAATTAGGCAGGCTGAAGGTGTTCTTTTAGATAGTGTTGAGCTGGTTCCCATTTTTCATATTACCACTGGCCGTGTTATCAGTAATAAAGTTAAGGGATTTAAGCCCAATATTTTTTCTGAACAAGTGTATTCAACCATTAATATTAAATAATAATATAAAATTAAGGAGCATAGGATGATTCGTAATAATATTTTAGAATGTGTGGGAGACACTCCAATTGTTCGTTTAAATAAAATTGGTCAAAACTTTGAACATGAGCTTTTGGTAAAAGTTGAGTTTTTTAATCCAGGAAGTTCAATTAAGGATAGAATTGCCAAGCAAATGGTAGATGATGCGGTTGCTGAAGGTAAATTAAAAGAAGGCGGCACAATCATAGAGTGTACTTCAGGAAATACAGGAATGGGACTAGCAATGGTAGCCTGTGTAAAAGGGTTTAAATGCATATGCGTGATGCCGGATAAAGTATCTAATGAAAAAATAAAAATTTTAGAAGCCATGGGGTGTCAAGTTGTGGTGACACCAACTGCGGTAGAACCTGATGATCCTAGAAGTTATTACTCGGTAGCAAAAAAATTGGCAGAAGAAACTGAAAACTCATTTTATGTTGATCAATACCACAATCCTTCTAACCCAAAGACACATTTACTTAGTACTGGACCTGAAATTTACCAACAGCTTGGAGGCGAGCTGGATTATTTGGTCGTGGCTAGTGGAACCGGAGGAACTTTGTGTGGAACAGCAAAATATTTAAAAGAAAAAATTCCACATTTAAAAGCCATTTGTATCGATCCTATTGGCTCCATATATTATGATTATTTTAAAACTGGTGAAATACCTAAAGTGGTAACAAGTTATAAAGTGGAAGGTTTTGGTGAAGACTTCATGCCAGATACCATTGATTTTGATTTGATCGATGATGTCATTCAAGTATCTGATAAAGAGTGCTTTGATATGACTAGAGAGTTGGCTGCCAAAGAAGGTATTTTTGCTGGCGGATCATGCGGTGGAGCTATTGCTGGCGGCTTGAAAGTAGCAGAAAAAACAGAAGGTAAGAAAAGATTTTTAATGATTTTACCGGATAGCGGTTCACGGTATATAAGCAAAGTTTATGATAATACCTGGCTAAAAGAAAACGGTTATATCTAATGATGGATAAAACAAAGCTCAATTTTGCAAGTAAGGCTATTCATGTTGGTCAAGAACCGGATGAAAAAACAGGATCAGTTATTGTTCCACTGTATCAGACCAGCACGTATGCACAAAAGTCTCCAGGTGAGCATTTAGGCTATGAGTACTCGCGTACAGACAACCCTACAAGACATGCTTATGAAAAGTGTCTAGCATCATTAGAAAAAGCGCAGTATTGTGCTAGCTTTGCTTCTGGAATGGCAGCCATTCACTGTATTGTTGAAAGTTTAAATAAAAATGTACGTATCGTTTGTAGCGATGATGTCTATGGTGGGACATTCAGACTCTTTGATAAAGTATTTTCTAAGCATGGTTTGTATTTTGATTATCTAGATTTTTCTAATCTCAGCCAAGTAGAAGATTTTTTTAAACAACATACTGTAGATGTGTGCTGGATAGAAACTCCCAGCAATCCCATGCTTAAATTGATTGATATAAAGAGCTTGAGCCAAATTTGCCAAGACAATGGTGTTAAGCTGGTTGTTGATAATACTTTTGCCAGTCCATTTATTCAAAATCCGTTGATTCAAGGCGCCGATATGGTTGTTCACTCAACCACCAAATATATTGGAGGGCACTCTGATGTAGTTGGTGGAGCCATCATGTGTAATGATGAGGAGTGGTTTAAAAAAATTAAGTTTTTACAAAACTCAATTGGAGCCGTACCTTCAGCTTTTGATTGCTGGTTATCTTTAAGAGGGCTTAAAACCTTGGCCTTAAGAATGCAAAAACACTGTCAAAATGCTGTGGAAATAGCAGACTTTTTGAGTAGCCATGCTAAAGTAAAGCAGGTTATTTATCCTGGCTTAGAAGACCATCCAAATCATTATCTTGTGGGACAACAAATGCAAGGCTATGCTGGTGGCATGTTAAGTGTTAACCTTGACTTGAGTTTAGAGCAAACCAAAGCTTTTTTACGGCACTTAAACTTGTTCATTTTAGCAGAAAGCTTAGGTGGAGTGGAGTCTTTGATTGAGCACCCCGCTATTATGACCCATGCCAGTCTGCCAGCAGAAAAAAGAAGAGCTTTGGGAATAAGCGATGCATTCGTCCGTATTTCTGTTGGCATTGAAGACATTAATGATCTTAAACAAGATCTTGAACAGGCTTTATCAAAAGTTTAAGGTAAAAAGATATAATCAAGGCTTAGAATAAGCATTCAAGTAGACATTTTATGAAATTAAAGTAAAATTTATTTTATGATATATATTGTGCTCGCTTTACTCTTGTTATGTGTTGGAATTTTACTTGGAATTTACAACCGTTTGGTACGTTTAAAAAACAGGTATAAAAATGCTTTTTCACAAATAGATGTCCAGTTAAAACGCCGATATGATCTTATTCCTAATTTAGTAGAAGTCAGTAAAAAATATATGGAACATGAAAAAGAGACTTTAACGGCTGTTATTCAAGCTAGACAACAAGCTTCTGGTATTGCGAATCAATTAAAAAATAATTTAGGTGATAGCGGTTTGTTGGATAAACTATCGCAAGCAGAAAGTTCATTAAGTTCAGGTTTAGGGCGTTTATTTGCAGTTATGGAAAATTACCCAGAGTTAAAAGCCAATGAAAGCATGGCACAATTATCCGAAGAACTCAAAAGCACTGAGAATAAAATTTCATTTTCACGGCAATCTTACAATGATGCTGTGATGGTTTACAATACTGCAAGAGAAGTTTTTCCCAATAATATGATTGCAGGTATGTTTGCTTTTAATCCAGTTGCACAGCTTAAGATTGCTGAACAAGAGCGCAACACGCCAAAAGTTAAATTTTAGCTTTGGATTTTTTTAGTCAACAAAGAAAAAGAAAACAAGTATCTAAACTGTATATTGTTTTATTTATCACGGCTGTCGTACTGATAGATATTGCTTTATGTTTGTGTTCAGATTGGGTGCTAAAGAGTTATGTTGATGGTCGGTTTCAACGATATTTTCTTATCAGCGGTGTATTTTTTATTGGTTTAAGTATTTCGTTTCTAAAAATGCGTTTGGGGCCAGCCTCTGATGCCAACAGTATCATGAAGTACCTTGGTGCCAAATCGCTTTTGGATAAAGATCTAAGCCAAAAAGAATTGATTTTAAAAAATTGTGTTGAAGAAATGGCCATTGCTTCAGGAGTACCATGCCCAAATATGTATTGCTTTGAAAATGAAACGGGCATGAATGCTATGGCAAGTGGCTATAGCATTCATGACAGTGCCATTGCTATTACCCAAGGCTGTTTAGATCATCTTAACCGAGATGAACTTCAGGCAGTCATTGCGCATGAGTTTGGCCATATATTATCTGGAGATACGCGTATCAATATGTTGATGATGGCAGCTTTAAATAGCATCAGTTCAATTTATTTGTTTGGAAAGTTTTTAGTCTATCCAGGTAAAAAAACATTTCGCGGTAAAGGTGGAGTGTATCAAATTTTTCTTGGTCTGCTTTTGATGGTGATAGGGAGTTTAGGACAAATGTTTTCTAAGATCATAAAAGCAGCTTTGTCCCGGCAAAGAGAATTTCTTGCTGATGCTTTGTCTGTTCAATTTACTCGAAACCCCAGTGCATTAACTGGGGCATTAAAAAAAATTGGTGGTGATCGATGGGGCTCACAGGTGTTTAATCCTAAGATTGAAAAAGTGAGTCATATGATGTTTTGTGAGCTTCATTTAAGTCAAAACTTTTTATTGCCGATCATGGCTTCTCACCCAAGTTTAGAAGATAGAATAAGGGTCTATGAAAAAAAATTTGATGGTGTTTTCCCTCAAACCAGAAAAAAAGAAGTTTCTCCCGGTGTAGAGTCACAATGGCTGCAAGACAAACCCTCTATTTTACTGGGTGGTATGATTTCACCCATTGATACCGTGTATGCAGCCCATTTTTTAAAAGATTTAAACCTAAAAGATTACCGTTGGCTAAGATCTAAAGAGCAGTTAAAAGCAAAACTCTGTGCCATATACAGTTCAAAAAACGAAGCTGTATTTTTGCTACAAAAAAAGCTTTTAAACAAGTATTTATCAGAAGATGAGCTGAAAACCTATAGCATGGCTAGGGATTTTTTTAATAAGCATAGCTACAATGAAAAGATAGGTATTCAAGATTTACTTATCCCTATACTTAAAAAACAAAGACATGATCTCTTGTTTGAAATCAACAGTCTATTAAAAAAAGTAATTGATTGTGATGGGAAAATATCTTTGTTTGAGTGTGTTGCATATCAAATTTTTAAATTAAACTGTATACCCAACAAAGTTTCTCACAATAAAACTCAGTTAAAAACAGACGAAGCCTTGGTGATTGTTTTATCCAGTTTAAGTTATGCCTCAATAAGCAAAGATCCGGTTGAACAAAAACAAGCATTTTTATCGGGGATCACTTTTTTCTATCGTCATGGACAATATGAGTTGTTTAAAAAAGATGAGTTTAGTCATAACTTATTGTTGCAAGCCTTAGAAAATTTAAAAAAACTGGCTTTTTATGAACGGCAAAAATTATTGGCTGCATGCTATAAAATCATAAGTTATGATCACAATGTTTCTGAAAAGCAAGCAAGTATTGTACGTCTTTTAGGCGAGTATTTAGAAATTCCAATGCCTATATCTACGTATCAAAGCTTATTGACGGCTCAAAGGGTATAGTCTTGATTGATTTGATTAAAGCTTTGTTTTAAACTCTATTCCTAAACCCAAGCCACTTTTGTCTGTTGAAAAACCGTTGTATCTGTATTCAGCAACAGCGTACATTTTTTTATAAATATTAATCCCCAATTGATGTTCAGTTACTGTTGTTGTTGAACCATCAATGAAGTTATGGTCAAAAAAACCAGACAAGTACATGCGCTTACTTAAGGTTTTGGGGAAAAGTAGCCAATAATAATAATGTTCTAATTGCCAGGTGTAACCAGAAAGACTGTTAAATTGTAGTGGAAACCAGTTGAGAGTATAGTTAAGATAAAGAGATTTAAAAAAGTTTCTTAAGGCTTGTGTTTGTGAGATTTTCCAACCTATGCCTGTGCGTAAGGTGTCGTTATCAGTGCCGCCAGCAAGTGCCCATTGGTTTACCCAGTGTAAAGGAGCGTTATTAAATATTGACCAATAGATATTTTGTTCACTGTAAAAACTTGCAATATCTTCATTGCTTTGACCAAACTGAGACTCAAAGTTAGTAAACGAAAAATAACTCAGTTTTGATGAAAAGTTAATTCCTAACTCTAAAGTATAAACACTCAGATTTCTTGTGTCATATGGGTAAAGATTGAAGTTGGCAAATCCTGAGGACTTGGCCAATACACATGAAGAAAATAAAACAAGGCAAGTTAACAAATGTTTCATAAAACACGAAAATAGCAAAAAGTACTTTGTTCGTAAACTACAAACGTATCTTACCTTCTATATATATTATAACTATGAATGCGTGGGTAAGGGCGTGGGTTGATTTTTAGAAATAGTCTGTAGTTCTTTGGGTAACTGAAACAAGACGTCTTCTTTGATAAAATTAAAATCTTCTTCTTTGAACCCTAAGGGTTTGAGTTGTTCAACAACCTCTTGAACCAGATATTCTGGAGCAGAAGCACCGGCGGTTAAACCAATGATTTTTTTATCGTTGATCCAAGATGCTTGAATCTGATTAGCAGAGTCTATCAAGTAACCAGGGACACCAAGACTGCTGGCCAGCTCAGCCAATCGTTTTGAGTTAGAGCTGTTTTGTGAACCAATAACCAATAAGAGATCAATACCAGCTTTAACCAGTGCCCTTACTGCATCTTGTCGATTTTGTGTGGCATAGCAAATATCACCTTTGGGTGGTGTGGTTAGCTTAGGATATTTTTCTTTTAAGGCATCAATTAGAAATTTAGCCTCATCCACACTTAATGTTGTCTGGGTCAGTGCAACAACTTTTTCAGGATTAATGTTTTTTAAGTGCTCTATATCGGCTAAGGAACCCACAATCTGAATAATATCAGGAGCTTCACCAAAGGTACCTTCAACCTCTTCATGTTCTTTGTGACCAATAAGAACGATTGAATAATTTAACTTCTTGTATTTATGAACTTCTGAGTGAACTTTGGTGACCAAAGGACAGGTTGCATCAATAATTTTCAGTTGTTTAGCTTTTGCTTCTTCTCTTACTTGCGGAGAGACGCCGTGAGCACTAAAAATAACTCTGGCATTTTGCGGAGCTTCAGATAATTCTTCAATAAAAACAACACCTTGATCTTTAAATGATTGAACAACTGATTGGTTATGAACAATTTCTTTTCTAACATACAAAGGCGTGCCATAATGTTTTAAGGCAAGATCAACAATATCAACAGCACGGACAACGCCAGCACAAAATCCACGAGGTGAAGCTAGGAGAAGTTTTTTCATGATGATTACTATTAGAAGAGATTTAAGATGGATGCAAGCTTTGTTTTTGTTCTTTTCACTGACACTGTATAAGTCAGTAAAAGCCAATGAACATCAGCTATTGACCCATAAGTTAAAAAAAATTTTTACCGATGCTCAGCATAAAAAAGACTTTTCAAAAGAATATACTCAACTCAATACGCTATCAGAACAAGAAAAAAAGGCTTTATTGGTGGTCTGGGAATCTCCAGCTTATCCATGGAAGTGGCGCTGGTTGAGCGTGATGTATATGGCAGAACATATGATGCCTGAAGCAGAAAAAATAATTATTCAAGGGCTTCAAGATCCACTGTTTTTAATTCGCTTAGCCAGTATTAAAGCCCTAGCATCACAAACAGACCTTAAAACCTATCATCCATATTTAATTTCATGTTTGAAAGATGATTCTTTGGTTGTTAGAAAAGCGGCGATTCAAGCCTTATCTGTGCAGCCCAGTCAAAAAGTGATTCAAGCCATAGAGAAAGCTATGTTTGATGACAAGAATCGTTTACAAAATGAACAAGATTTAATGGGTATTTTAAAAAGTATGCTGGATGTCATTGTGCAGTACAATGATAAACAATCAATTCATACCTTAGCCAAGCTTATTCAAAGAACAAACATGCAGTCTCAATTTAAAATTCACGTATGCAATGCTTTTAAAAGTTTGGTTGAAAATAATGCGTTATCAATAAAAAAATCTAATTTTGATCAGCAGAGTGATTGCGCATACCACTGGCAACGATGGTATACCAAGCATCAAAGTTCAATATAATTTTATGGCTTGATATCACGCCAAACTTTGGCTCTGTGATTCAGGTAAAAATACATGGGGATTTTAAGCGATGATTTACAGGCTTTACTGCGGAATTTT from bacterium includes the following:
- the xseB gene encoding exodeoxyribonuclease VII small subunit, which translates into the protein MVEKKSKKLAFEVALDELESIVNQLESKDMPLEKSLDLFEKGINLSKTCTQQITEAEEKVDQLMQQLKKQDLAD
- a CDS encoding ABC transporter substrate-binding protein → MHSKQLKLNWSYFILGLSFLILGSCASQFSTVDRRQRQKKVFRLFTQSPLKTLHPGQLKTYTETILGLQLHEPLLYVVPETGKIVPLAAESYSQSFDEKSITFKLRSDLKWSNGQDITADDYVNTLNYILNKNNKSPHITKLIHIKGAQKLIEGEILSPNELGVQSLGKRIIKIQFEHYDLRTIMLFARPWTGPLRKINTMDSLQTQQDFSSWVGNGLFIPVRKNSEVILLRKNPYHRWASKIELDEISLFYNKSLENIEKVGPQQVHVVGNRGFSIDFDEYKNHFVQHGYKYIYEPDLLTMFLRLNNKHQNLQDVAIRRAIAMSINRDFIKQSLHFNNYQAAYSMMPKNVLGYQPPLGFSFSKTRAINELESLGYCVEKGRKNCKKLGELQFMYVDTARNEKIALAIQQLFLNALPFKRVVLQAEKQSKFDQRVVKGDFDIAIDTVGALPDNAFGILEAFLPSRASAGSFYHIGFEKTLKKAFTHEYWPQVLQGIRQAEGVLLDSVELVPIFHITTGRVISNKVKGFKPNIFSEQVYSTINIK
- a CDS encoding polyprenyl synthetase family protein produces the protein MTSPQLTQLLQFSKDCCDRYLKTYLKQHNNLSPRLKEACEYSLFAGGKRIRPALSFALAKDLGAKNIDQITPIAAAIECIHTYSLIHDDLPAMDDDSLRRGQATCHIAFDEATAILAGDALLNMAFEILSSPQWDLSAEKKTQIMSYISQKSGACGMVGGQMLDLLHENNPNLDQHTLEQIHMGKTAALINAALVAPAIAFDLNSQKQEKLSTLANEIGLAFQVADDILDVTQDSQTLGKNANSDLEHHKSTYVSILGLEQAQNTMHHLLQSILGNLKALELKHHNLECLSTFIIERKS
- a CDS encoding cysteine synthase family protein; the encoded protein is MIRNNILECVGDTPIVRLNKIGQNFEHELLVKVEFFNPGSSIKDRIAKQMVDDAVAEGKLKEGGTIIECTSGNTGMGLAMVACVKGFKCICVMPDKVSNEKIKILEAMGCQVVVTPTAVEPDDPRSYYSVAKKLAEETENSFYVDQYHNPSNPKTHLLSTGPEIYQQLGGELDYLVVASGTGGTLCGTAKYLKEKIPHLKAICIDPIGSIYYDYFKTGEIPKVVTSYKVEGFGEDFMPDTIDFDLIDDVIQVSDKECFDMTRELAAKEGIFAGGSCGGAIAGGLKVAEKTEGKKRFLMILPDSGSRYISKVYDNTWLKENGYI
- a CDS encoding PLP-dependent aspartate aminotransferase family protein, which produces MDKTKLNFASKAIHVGQEPDEKTGSVIVPLYQTSTYAQKSPGEHLGYEYSRTDNPTRHAYEKCLASLEKAQYCASFASGMAAIHCIVESLNKNVRIVCSDDVYGGTFRLFDKVFSKHGLYFDYLDFSNLSQVEDFFKQHTVDVCWIETPSNPMLKLIDIKSLSQICQDNGVKLVVDNTFASPFIQNPLIQGADMVVHSTTKYIGGHSDVVGGAIMCNDEEWFKKIKFLQNSIGAVPSAFDCWLSLRGLKTLALRMQKHCQNAVEIADFLSSHAKVKQVIYPGLEDHPNHYLVGQQMQGYAGGMLSVNLDLSLEQTKAFLRHLNLFILAESLGGVESLIEHPAIMTHASLPAEKRRALGISDAFVRISVGIEDINDLKQDLEQALSKV
- a CDS encoding insulinase family protein encodes the protein MYKLSNGLNVLLCPRPDEKLVCSMLWVNVGYEHESKHNLGIAHMLEHLYYRKKIIDHTGNKSSVLQSMRKYGAVHNAVTAQDHTHFYAVTTKENFFPIVSAQLQAILSNHYDNEDLQLEKSVIFEELKKKLFNSHIQGREALLSMIFPDNDGLKERSLKDKTIDLELKDIKDFHQHYYQAQNINLCIYGSFSPDQTLEHLEQCLKDRVEEMSIEKNSAQAANINSKPSVLSHSLNYKRVLFDQAHSHCKFGFEFPLNLNRMILADLLAIMLGKGKSSILGKNFGDHAGSTVLHFNQKSVFLLEAECEVRNLAQTQEILLSSLYALAKDINENTDLVKSDMQKAKNILHSNYFSQDLSLINATYKQCYMNHCLQQLALDHDEISYLETLKNIQLKDVQQFIHDYLNFSQAKILEMVPKHMGHAYEAEQKIASLQKRIDQYLNSYNSKKVENTESSEVLEHTFFTEQSVESNEQDRFRQQSFACGAQLIYCQKPKVQMANLSIRFKGGRLEETFTSSGYTNASLGLLAQATMHQSQLEFKDNLEAHGIQLSYDASADHFGYSMTLPQVNLKQGLRTISDMIMEPYVNADLLEQEKNKIFNQLAGIEKDLFFKPVELFYQALMGIHPYAWPRYGHAASIMNVNAENILDWHKEHFCLSNMVIAYVGPAPYAQVQEMVLSQFDLNSGVNKEEKKGVLSFMPPRSPVENIAMTKGSQVGFVFGFKGVKFNDNDKVVLDCLAHILSGLGGRLFNELRDKRALVYQSMAYNIALLKAGAFFVYAKTNLKHEEEVKNRVLVEFERLKSQVVSQQELSEAIECAICQHAVDMQASSSLAYLMAESAINGGQMQDLFEYEHKLKKVNIGQVNECANKIFDLDHSAIGVLRGKA